The proteins below are encoded in one region of Cololabis saira isolate AMF1-May2022 chromosome 13, fColSai1.1, whole genome shotgun sequence:
- the fcho1 gene encoding f-BAR domain only protein 1 isoform X3, which yields MAVFQNNFWGEKNAGFDVLYHNMKHGQLATKELAEFVRERTFAPMWDVFRVSSDKVALCHLELMKKMNDLIRDVSKYGEEQVKIHRKTKEEMVGTVEAVQALQIQNSHLQKSKEGYHAKCLDVDRLRKEGAPQKELEKAELKSKKAAESLGLCIDKYNRVGGEFEQKMSESAQRFQEIEETHLRQMKQLMKSYSHSIEDTHVQVGQVHEEFKQNVENIGIDNLVQKFAEQKGTGKDRPALVGFEEYMTALASEVGKKSRAKAFRIPGLGKREKEPDSTDSAMTETLNSPLEVDDEGFVIRADSTQNGCSEEKESNFYSSDSDFDDEEPKKFHIQIRPVASSNRSNSVATEKELKATVGTLTLPPNRGARQQIFQVSAKRHLSRNSSTAGVQSEEREPHRDGEQEGLHRSTSSPDHSRLSSTASGSDSLFGPPLESAFKSKSFDSREQLREQSTFGASEYAAFSSDSSSPENVEDSGLDSPSHQTLGPSPEPVGWASWPAALPAEPPQTSGRPPDPFLSAFSDPPPGRFSNPPDDPAHVWPVASSHLSRVAPDADPSSVRFPAFSQTLPPAEVEASVWNCKHIPPEDPFLAVFERTLTQETLNLSDAWARPPPRPPQEGRAKEPRGDPFSVSLPDAKTLPAPSSSSSSCNRRDRDRRRDRSLPPPITSDDPFAITMIGSPTHQSSLAAAAGAAPPVSPSANGGGRLGLTAGPGSGSGSVPSPQPKKELTHWNSVHNPFSEGGGARTQDGGGGGGERRKHRTPESEPRRNAPPLTRHSGPQEDLCFSTDRDQDCLDLSCSIGSHSGPKHVFRQDTAEAAPPRAARARRSSGRLGGCERSRSLCSSPLPEPSPSLTSSSSSSPSEWGPQARDGDWGGQNRVPSPARAGQASPLPYQHQDHQQRQLHLSRGPSPISLSTQEAWPVAAAITEYINAYFKGGQHNRCLVKITGDLTMSFPAGITRIFTANPNVPVLSFRMVNVSRIDRFLPNQKLLYSDPSQSDPDARDFWFNMQALQLHLQREAELNPQASYYNVGLLKYQVSSQDPGRAPLLLSAECQRSGTVTRVSLDYHCCPATAPSTQLSAVQVLLPLDHTATDLQCQPPASWNAEERRLLWKLPNLSPTNHSKGSGTLCASWQCLEVPRGPPPSLAVQFVGSGTSLSGLDVELVGSRYRMSLIKRRFATGKYMAGCSL from the exons gaCTTTTGCACCCATGTGGGACGTGTTCAGGGTGTCCTCGGACAAAGTGGCGCTCTGCCACCTGGAGCTGATGAAGAAGATGAACGATCTCATCCGGGACGTCAGCAAGTACGGGGAAGAGCAGGTCAAAATACACCGCAAG ACCAAGGAGGAAATGGTGGGGACGGTGGAGGCAGTGCAGGCGCTGCAGATTCAGAACAGTCACCTCCAGAAGTCCAAGGAGGGTTACCACGCCAAGTGCTTGGACGTGGATCGGCTCAGGAAGGAGGGAGCGCCGCAGAAAGAGCTGGAGAAG GCGGAGCTGAAGTCTAAGAAAGCGGCCGAGTCTTTAGGTTTGTGCATCGACAAATACAACCGCGTGGGAGGAGAGTTTGAGCAGAAGATGAGCGAGTCCGCCCAG AGGTTTCAGGAAATCGAAGAGACCCATTTGCGACAGATGAAACAGCTGATGAAAAGTTATTCCCACTCCATAGAGGACACCCACGTGCAGGTTGGACAG GTGCACGAGGAATTCAAGCAGAACGTGGAAAACATCGGCATTGATAACCTCGTTCAGAAATTTGCCGAACAGAAGGGCACGGGCAAAGACCGGCCAG CGCTGGTTGGATTTGAGGAGTACATGACAGCCCTGGCATCTGAAGTTGGGAAAAAGAGTCGGGCTAAAGCCTTCAGGATCCCCGGTCTGGgcaagagggagaaggagccaGACTCGAC GGATTCAGCTATGACGGAAACACTG AACTCACCGCTGGAGGTGGACGACGAGGGATTTGTCATCCGGGCCGACAGCACTCAGAATG GCTGCTCCGAAGAAAAAGAGAGCAACTTCTACTCCAGCGACTCGGACTTTGACGACGAGGAGCCCAAGAAGTTCCACATCCAGATCCGGCCGGTGGCCAGCAGCAATCGCAGCAACTCCGTCGCCACGGAGAAGGAGCTCAAGGCGACAGTGGGCACGCTCACGCTGCCGCCCAACAGAGGCGCACGGCAGCA gatttttcaggtttcagcAAAGCGACATCTTTCCA GAAACTCAAGTACAGCAGGAGTCCAATCAGAAGAGAGGGAGCCTCATAGAG ATGGAGAGCAGGAGGGGCTGCACAGGTCCACCTCCAGTCCCGATCACAGCAG GTTGAGTTCAACGGCGTCTGGTTCGGACAGTCTGTTCGGACCGCCGCTGGAGTCGGCCTTCAAGTCCAAAAGCTTCGACAGCCGGGAGCAGCTCAGAGAGCAGAGCACCTTCGGTGCTTCTGAAT ACGCCGCCTTCTCGTCCGATTCCTCGTCCCCGGAGAACGTGGAGGACTCGGGCCTGGACTCGCCGTCCCACCAGACCCTGGGCCCGTCCCCCGAGCCGGTGGGCTGGGCCTCCTGGCCCGCCGCCTTGCCGGCCGAGCCGCCCCAGACATCGGGCCGGCCGCCGGACCCGTTCCTCTCCGCCTTCAGCGACCCTCCCCCCGGACGCTTCTCCAACCCGCCAGACGACCCCGCGCACGTCTGGCCCGTCGCCTCGTCGCACCTGTCCCGCGTCGCCCCGGACGCCGACCCTTCCTCCGTGCGGTTTCCCGCCTTCTCCCAGACGCTGCCCCCGGCGGAGGTGGAGGCGTCGGTGTGGAACTGCAAGCACATCCCGCCcgag GACCCGTTCCTGGCCGTGTTCGAGAGGACGCTCACGCAGGAGACGCTGAACCTGTCGGACGCCTGGGCGcgcccgccgccgcgcccgccccaGGAGGGCCGGGCCAAGGAGCCCCGCGGGGACCCGTTCTCCGTGTCCCTCCCCGACGCCAAGACCCTCCCGGCCccttcctcgtcctcctcctcctgtaaCCGTAGAGACCGGGACCGCAGACGGGACCGCAGCCTCCCGCCCCCCATCACCTCGGACGACCCCTTCGCCATCACCATGATCGGCAGCCCCACGCACCAGTCGTCTCTGGCCGCGGCGGCCGGCGCCGCCCCGCCCGTCAGCCCCTCGGCCAACGGCGGCGGCCGGCTGGGACTCACCGCcggccccggttccggctccggCTCGGTGCCGTCGCCTCAGCCCAAGAAGGAGCTGACGCACTGGAACTCGGTGCACAACCCGTTCAGCGAGGGCGGCGGCGCCAGAACGCAGGAcggaggcggaggaggaggggagaggAGGAAGCACCGGACGCCAGAGAGCGAGCCGCGCAGGAACGCCCCGCCGCTCACCAGGCACTCGGGGCCGCAGGAGGATCTGTGCTTCTCCACGGACCGAGACCAGGACTGTCTGGACCTGAGCTGCAGCATCGGCTCCCACTCCG GTCCCAAACACGTGTTCAGGCAGGACACGGCGGAGGCGGCTCCTCCGAGGGCGGCGAGGGCCCGGAGGTCTTCAGGCCGCCTGGGCGGCTGCGAGAGA TCCCGCTCGCTGTGCTCGTCGCCGCTGCCGGAGCCCAGCCCCTCCCTcacctcgtcctcctcctccagccccaGCGAGTGGGGGCCCCAGGCCCGGGACGGGGACTGGGGGGGCCAGAACCGCGTCCCCAGCCCGGCCAGGGCGGGGCAGGCGTCACCGCTGCCCTACCAGCACCAGGACCACCAGCAGAGACAAC TTCACCTGTCCAGAGGTCCCAGTCCCATCTCCCTCAGCACGCAGGAGGCCTGGCCGGTGGCCGCCGCCATCACGGAGTACATCAACGCTTACTTCAAAGGAGGACAGCACAACCG CTGTCTGGTGAAGATCACCGGCGACCTAACCATGTCCTTCCCGGCCGGGATCACGCGGATTTTCACCGCCAACCCCAACGTTCCCGTGCTCAGCTTCAGAATGGTCAACGTCTCCAGGATCGATCGCTTCCTGCCCAATCAGAAGCTGCTGTACAG CGATCCGTCTCAGAGCGACCCGGACGCCAGGGACTTCTGGTTCAACATGCAGGCGCTGCAGCTGCACCTGCAGCGGGAGGCCGAGCTCAACCCGCAGGCGTCGTACTACAACGTCGGCCTGCTCAAGTACCAG GTGTCCTCCCAGGATCCGGGTCGGGCCCCCCTCCTGCTGTCGGCTGAGTGTCAGCGGAGCGGCACGGTGACCCGGGTGTCCCTGGACTACCACTGCTGCCCCGCCACGGCGCCCTCCACCCAGCTCAGCGCCGTGCAGGTGCTGCTGCCGCTGGACCACACGGCCACGGACCTGCAGTGCCAGCCGCCCGCCTCCTG GAACGCCGAGGAGCGACGGCTGCTGTGGAAGCTGCCGAACCTTTCCCCGACCAACCACAGCAAAG GCTCGGGGACGCTGTGTGCCAGCTGGCAGTGCCTGGAGGTTCCCCGCGGCCCGCCGCCCAGCCTGGCGGTCCAGTTCGTGGGCTCGGGCACGTCCCTGTCGGGCCTGGACGTGGAGCTGGTGGGAAGCCGCTACCGCATGTCGCTGATCAAGAGAAGATTTGCCACAG GGAAGTACATGGCCGGCTGCTCCCTCTGA
- the fcho1 gene encoding f-BAR domain only protein 1 isoform X1: MAVFQNNFWGEKNAGFDVLYHNMKHGQLATKELAEFVRERAAIEETYSKSMSKLAKIASNGSPQGTFAPMWDVFRVSSDKVALCHLELMKKMNDLIRDVSKYGEEQVKIHRKTKEEMVGTVEAVQALQIQNSHLQKSKEGYHAKCLDVDRLRKEGAPQKELEKAELKSKKAAESLGLCIDKYNRVGGEFEQKMSESAQRFQEIEETHLRQMKQLMKSYSHSIEDTHVQVGQVHEEFKQNVENIGIDNLVQKFAEQKGTGKDRPALVGFEEYMTALASEVGKKSRAKAFRIPGLGKREKEPDSTDSAMTETLNSPLEVDDEGFVIRADSTQNGCSEEKESNFYSSDSDFDDEEPKKFHIQIRPVASSNRSNSVATEKELKATVGTLTLPPNRGARQQIFQVSAKRHLSRNSSTAGVQSEEREPHRDGEQEGLHRSTSSPDHSRLSSTASGSDSLFGPPLESAFKSKSFDSREQLREQSTFGASEYAAFSSDSSSPENVEDSGLDSPSHQTLGPSPEPVGWASWPAALPAEPPQTSGRPPDPFLSAFSDPPPGRFSNPPDDPAHVWPVASSHLSRVAPDADPSSVRFPAFSQTLPPAEVEASVWNCKHIPPEDPFLAVFERTLTQETLNLSDAWARPPPRPPQEGRAKEPRGDPFSVSLPDAKTLPAPSSSSSSCNRRDRDRRRDRSLPPPITSDDPFAITMIGSPTHQSSLAAAAGAAPPVSPSANGGGRLGLTAGPGSGSGSVPSPQPKKELTHWNSVHNPFSEGGGARTQDGGGGGGERRKHRTPESEPRRNAPPLTRHSGPQEDLCFSTDRDQDCLDLSCSIGSHSGPKHVFRQDTAEAAPPRAARARRSSGRLGGCERSRSLCSSPLPEPSPSLTSSSSSSPSEWGPQARDGDWGGQNRVPSPARAGQASPLPYQHQDHQQRQLHLSRGPSPISLSTQEAWPVAAAITEYINAYFKGGQHNRCLVKITGDLTMSFPAGITRIFTANPNVPVLSFRMVNVSRIDRFLPNQKLLYSDPSQSDPDARDFWFNMQALQLHLQREAELNPQASYYNVGLLKYQVSSQDPGRAPLLLSAECQRSGTVTRVSLDYHCCPATAPSTQLSAVQVLLPLDHTATDLQCQPPASWNAEERRLLWKLPNLSPTNHSKGSGTLCASWQCLEVPRGPPPSLAVQFVGSGTSLSGLDVELVGSRYRMSLIKRRFATGKYMAGCSL, translated from the exons gaCTTTTGCACCCATGTGGGACGTGTTCAGGGTGTCCTCGGACAAAGTGGCGCTCTGCCACCTGGAGCTGATGAAGAAGATGAACGATCTCATCCGGGACGTCAGCAAGTACGGGGAAGAGCAGGTCAAAATACACCGCAAG ACCAAGGAGGAAATGGTGGGGACGGTGGAGGCAGTGCAGGCGCTGCAGATTCAGAACAGTCACCTCCAGAAGTCCAAGGAGGGTTACCACGCCAAGTGCTTGGACGTGGATCGGCTCAGGAAGGAGGGAGCGCCGCAGAAAGAGCTGGAGAAG GCGGAGCTGAAGTCTAAGAAAGCGGCCGAGTCTTTAGGTTTGTGCATCGACAAATACAACCGCGTGGGAGGAGAGTTTGAGCAGAAGATGAGCGAGTCCGCCCAG AGGTTTCAGGAAATCGAAGAGACCCATTTGCGACAGATGAAACAGCTGATGAAAAGTTATTCCCACTCCATAGAGGACACCCACGTGCAGGTTGGACAG GTGCACGAGGAATTCAAGCAGAACGTGGAAAACATCGGCATTGATAACCTCGTTCAGAAATTTGCCGAACAGAAGGGCACGGGCAAAGACCGGCCAG CGCTGGTTGGATTTGAGGAGTACATGACAGCCCTGGCATCTGAAGTTGGGAAAAAGAGTCGGGCTAAAGCCTTCAGGATCCCCGGTCTGGgcaagagggagaaggagccaGACTCGAC GGATTCAGCTATGACGGAAACACTG AACTCACCGCTGGAGGTGGACGACGAGGGATTTGTCATCCGGGCCGACAGCACTCAGAATG GCTGCTCCGAAGAAAAAGAGAGCAACTTCTACTCCAGCGACTCGGACTTTGACGACGAGGAGCCCAAGAAGTTCCACATCCAGATCCGGCCGGTGGCCAGCAGCAATCGCAGCAACTCCGTCGCCACGGAGAAGGAGCTCAAGGCGACAGTGGGCACGCTCACGCTGCCGCCCAACAGAGGCGCACGGCAGCA gatttttcaggtttcagcAAAGCGACATCTTTCCA GAAACTCAAGTACAGCAGGAGTCCAATCAGAAGAGAGGGAGCCTCATAGAG ATGGAGAGCAGGAGGGGCTGCACAGGTCCACCTCCAGTCCCGATCACAGCAG GTTGAGTTCAACGGCGTCTGGTTCGGACAGTCTGTTCGGACCGCCGCTGGAGTCGGCCTTCAAGTCCAAAAGCTTCGACAGCCGGGAGCAGCTCAGAGAGCAGAGCACCTTCGGTGCTTCTGAAT ACGCCGCCTTCTCGTCCGATTCCTCGTCCCCGGAGAACGTGGAGGACTCGGGCCTGGACTCGCCGTCCCACCAGACCCTGGGCCCGTCCCCCGAGCCGGTGGGCTGGGCCTCCTGGCCCGCCGCCTTGCCGGCCGAGCCGCCCCAGACATCGGGCCGGCCGCCGGACCCGTTCCTCTCCGCCTTCAGCGACCCTCCCCCCGGACGCTTCTCCAACCCGCCAGACGACCCCGCGCACGTCTGGCCCGTCGCCTCGTCGCACCTGTCCCGCGTCGCCCCGGACGCCGACCCTTCCTCCGTGCGGTTTCCCGCCTTCTCCCAGACGCTGCCCCCGGCGGAGGTGGAGGCGTCGGTGTGGAACTGCAAGCACATCCCGCCcgag GACCCGTTCCTGGCCGTGTTCGAGAGGACGCTCACGCAGGAGACGCTGAACCTGTCGGACGCCTGGGCGcgcccgccgccgcgcccgccccaGGAGGGCCGGGCCAAGGAGCCCCGCGGGGACCCGTTCTCCGTGTCCCTCCCCGACGCCAAGACCCTCCCGGCCccttcctcgtcctcctcctcctgtaaCCGTAGAGACCGGGACCGCAGACGGGACCGCAGCCTCCCGCCCCCCATCACCTCGGACGACCCCTTCGCCATCACCATGATCGGCAGCCCCACGCACCAGTCGTCTCTGGCCGCGGCGGCCGGCGCCGCCCCGCCCGTCAGCCCCTCGGCCAACGGCGGCGGCCGGCTGGGACTCACCGCcggccccggttccggctccggCTCGGTGCCGTCGCCTCAGCCCAAGAAGGAGCTGACGCACTGGAACTCGGTGCACAACCCGTTCAGCGAGGGCGGCGGCGCCAGAACGCAGGAcggaggcggaggaggaggggagaggAGGAAGCACCGGACGCCAGAGAGCGAGCCGCGCAGGAACGCCCCGCCGCTCACCAGGCACTCGGGGCCGCAGGAGGATCTGTGCTTCTCCACGGACCGAGACCAGGACTGTCTGGACCTGAGCTGCAGCATCGGCTCCCACTCCG GTCCCAAACACGTGTTCAGGCAGGACACGGCGGAGGCGGCTCCTCCGAGGGCGGCGAGGGCCCGGAGGTCTTCAGGCCGCCTGGGCGGCTGCGAGAGA TCCCGCTCGCTGTGCTCGTCGCCGCTGCCGGAGCCCAGCCCCTCCCTcacctcgtcctcctcctccagccccaGCGAGTGGGGGCCCCAGGCCCGGGACGGGGACTGGGGGGGCCAGAACCGCGTCCCCAGCCCGGCCAGGGCGGGGCAGGCGTCACCGCTGCCCTACCAGCACCAGGACCACCAGCAGAGACAAC TTCACCTGTCCAGAGGTCCCAGTCCCATCTCCCTCAGCACGCAGGAGGCCTGGCCGGTGGCCGCCGCCATCACGGAGTACATCAACGCTTACTTCAAAGGAGGACAGCACAACCG CTGTCTGGTGAAGATCACCGGCGACCTAACCATGTCCTTCCCGGCCGGGATCACGCGGATTTTCACCGCCAACCCCAACGTTCCCGTGCTCAGCTTCAGAATGGTCAACGTCTCCAGGATCGATCGCTTCCTGCCCAATCAGAAGCTGCTGTACAG CGATCCGTCTCAGAGCGACCCGGACGCCAGGGACTTCTGGTTCAACATGCAGGCGCTGCAGCTGCACCTGCAGCGGGAGGCCGAGCTCAACCCGCAGGCGTCGTACTACAACGTCGGCCTGCTCAAGTACCAG GTGTCCTCCCAGGATCCGGGTCGGGCCCCCCTCCTGCTGTCGGCTGAGTGTCAGCGGAGCGGCACGGTGACCCGGGTGTCCCTGGACTACCACTGCTGCCCCGCCACGGCGCCCTCCACCCAGCTCAGCGCCGTGCAGGTGCTGCTGCCGCTGGACCACACGGCCACGGACCTGCAGTGCCAGCCGCCCGCCTCCTG GAACGCCGAGGAGCGACGGCTGCTGTGGAAGCTGCCGAACCTTTCCCCGACCAACCACAGCAAAG GCTCGGGGACGCTGTGTGCCAGCTGGCAGTGCCTGGAGGTTCCCCGCGGCCCGCCGCCCAGCCTGGCGGTCCAGTTCGTGGGCTCGGGCACGTCCCTGTCGGGCCTGGACGTGGAGCTGGTGGGAAGCCGCTACCGCATGTCGCTGATCAAGAGAAGATTTGCCACAG GGAAGTACATGGCCGGCTGCTCCCTCTGA
- the fcho1 gene encoding f-BAR domain only protein 1 isoform X2 — translation MAVFQNNFWGEKNAGFDVLYHNMKHGQLATKELAEFVRERAAIEETYSKSMSKLAKIASNGSPQGTFAPMWDVFRVSSDKVALCHLELMKKMNDLIRDVSKYGEEQVKIHRKTKEEMVGTVEAVQALQIQNSHLQKSKEGYHAKCLDVDRLRKEGAPQKELEKAELKSKKAAESLGLCIDKYNRVGGEFEQKMSESAQRFQEIEETHLRQMKQLMKSYSHSIEDTHVQVGQVHEEFKQNVENIGIDNLVQKFAEQKGTGKDRPALVGFEEYMTALASEVGKKSRAKAFRIPGLGKREKEPDSTDSAMTETLNSPLEVDDEGFVIRADSTQNGCSEEKESNFYSSDSDFDDEEPKKFHIQIRPVASSNRSNSVATEKELKATVGTLTLPPNRGARQQVSAKRHLSRNSSTAGVQSEEREPHRDGEQEGLHRSTSSPDHSRLSSTASGSDSLFGPPLESAFKSKSFDSREQLREQSTFGASEYAAFSSDSSSPENVEDSGLDSPSHQTLGPSPEPVGWASWPAALPAEPPQTSGRPPDPFLSAFSDPPPGRFSNPPDDPAHVWPVASSHLSRVAPDADPSSVRFPAFSQTLPPAEVEASVWNCKHIPPEDPFLAVFERTLTQETLNLSDAWARPPPRPPQEGRAKEPRGDPFSVSLPDAKTLPAPSSSSSSCNRRDRDRRRDRSLPPPITSDDPFAITMIGSPTHQSSLAAAAGAAPPVSPSANGGGRLGLTAGPGSGSGSVPSPQPKKELTHWNSVHNPFSEGGGARTQDGGGGGGERRKHRTPESEPRRNAPPLTRHSGPQEDLCFSTDRDQDCLDLSCSIGSHSGPKHVFRQDTAEAAPPRAARARRSSGRLGGCERSRSLCSSPLPEPSPSLTSSSSSSPSEWGPQARDGDWGGQNRVPSPARAGQASPLPYQHQDHQQRQLHLSRGPSPISLSTQEAWPVAAAITEYINAYFKGGQHNRCLVKITGDLTMSFPAGITRIFTANPNVPVLSFRMVNVSRIDRFLPNQKLLYSDPSQSDPDARDFWFNMQALQLHLQREAELNPQASYYNVGLLKYQVSSQDPGRAPLLLSAECQRSGTVTRVSLDYHCCPATAPSTQLSAVQVLLPLDHTATDLQCQPPASWNAEERRLLWKLPNLSPTNHSKGSGTLCASWQCLEVPRGPPPSLAVQFVGSGTSLSGLDVELVGSRYRMSLIKRRFATGKYMAGCSL, via the exons gaCTTTTGCACCCATGTGGGACGTGTTCAGGGTGTCCTCGGACAAAGTGGCGCTCTGCCACCTGGAGCTGATGAAGAAGATGAACGATCTCATCCGGGACGTCAGCAAGTACGGGGAAGAGCAGGTCAAAATACACCGCAAG ACCAAGGAGGAAATGGTGGGGACGGTGGAGGCAGTGCAGGCGCTGCAGATTCAGAACAGTCACCTCCAGAAGTCCAAGGAGGGTTACCACGCCAAGTGCTTGGACGTGGATCGGCTCAGGAAGGAGGGAGCGCCGCAGAAAGAGCTGGAGAAG GCGGAGCTGAAGTCTAAGAAAGCGGCCGAGTCTTTAGGTTTGTGCATCGACAAATACAACCGCGTGGGAGGAGAGTTTGAGCAGAAGATGAGCGAGTCCGCCCAG AGGTTTCAGGAAATCGAAGAGACCCATTTGCGACAGATGAAACAGCTGATGAAAAGTTATTCCCACTCCATAGAGGACACCCACGTGCAGGTTGGACAG GTGCACGAGGAATTCAAGCAGAACGTGGAAAACATCGGCATTGATAACCTCGTTCAGAAATTTGCCGAACAGAAGGGCACGGGCAAAGACCGGCCAG CGCTGGTTGGATTTGAGGAGTACATGACAGCCCTGGCATCTGAAGTTGGGAAAAAGAGTCGGGCTAAAGCCTTCAGGATCCCCGGTCTGGgcaagagggagaaggagccaGACTCGAC GGATTCAGCTATGACGGAAACACTG AACTCACCGCTGGAGGTGGACGACGAGGGATTTGTCATCCGGGCCGACAGCACTCAGAATG GCTGCTCCGAAGAAAAAGAGAGCAACTTCTACTCCAGCGACTCGGACTTTGACGACGAGGAGCCCAAGAAGTTCCACATCCAGATCCGGCCGGTGGCCAGCAGCAATCGCAGCAACTCCGTCGCCACGGAGAAGGAGCTCAAGGCGACAGTGGGCACGCTCACGCTGCCGCCCAACAGAGGCGCACGGCAGCAG gtttcagcAAAGCGACATCTTTCCA GAAACTCAAGTACAGCAGGAGTCCAATCAGAAGAGAGGGAGCCTCATAGAG ATGGAGAGCAGGAGGGGCTGCACAGGTCCACCTCCAGTCCCGATCACAGCAG GTTGAGTTCAACGGCGTCTGGTTCGGACAGTCTGTTCGGACCGCCGCTGGAGTCGGCCTTCAAGTCCAAAAGCTTCGACAGCCGGGAGCAGCTCAGAGAGCAGAGCACCTTCGGTGCTTCTGAAT ACGCCGCCTTCTCGTCCGATTCCTCGTCCCCGGAGAACGTGGAGGACTCGGGCCTGGACTCGCCGTCCCACCAGACCCTGGGCCCGTCCCCCGAGCCGGTGGGCTGGGCCTCCTGGCCCGCCGCCTTGCCGGCCGAGCCGCCCCAGACATCGGGCCGGCCGCCGGACCCGTTCCTCTCCGCCTTCAGCGACCCTCCCCCCGGACGCTTCTCCAACCCGCCAGACGACCCCGCGCACGTCTGGCCCGTCGCCTCGTCGCACCTGTCCCGCGTCGCCCCGGACGCCGACCCTTCCTCCGTGCGGTTTCCCGCCTTCTCCCAGACGCTGCCCCCGGCGGAGGTGGAGGCGTCGGTGTGGAACTGCAAGCACATCCCGCCcgag GACCCGTTCCTGGCCGTGTTCGAGAGGACGCTCACGCAGGAGACGCTGAACCTGTCGGACGCCTGGGCGcgcccgccgccgcgcccgccccaGGAGGGCCGGGCCAAGGAGCCCCGCGGGGACCCGTTCTCCGTGTCCCTCCCCGACGCCAAGACCCTCCCGGCCccttcctcgtcctcctcctcctgtaaCCGTAGAGACCGGGACCGCAGACGGGACCGCAGCCTCCCGCCCCCCATCACCTCGGACGACCCCTTCGCCATCACCATGATCGGCAGCCCCACGCACCAGTCGTCTCTGGCCGCGGCGGCCGGCGCCGCCCCGCCCGTCAGCCCCTCGGCCAACGGCGGCGGCCGGCTGGGACTCACCGCcggccccggttccggctccggCTCGGTGCCGTCGCCTCAGCCCAAGAAGGAGCTGACGCACTGGAACTCGGTGCACAACCCGTTCAGCGAGGGCGGCGGCGCCAGAACGCAGGAcggaggcggaggaggaggggagaggAGGAAGCACCGGACGCCAGAGAGCGAGCCGCGCAGGAACGCCCCGCCGCTCACCAGGCACTCGGGGCCGCAGGAGGATCTGTGCTTCTCCACGGACCGAGACCAGGACTGTCTGGACCTGAGCTGCAGCATCGGCTCCCACTCCG GTCCCAAACACGTGTTCAGGCAGGACACGGCGGAGGCGGCTCCTCCGAGGGCGGCGAGGGCCCGGAGGTCTTCAGGCCGCCTGGGCGGCTGCGAGAGA TCCCGCTCGCTGTGCTCGTCGCCGCTGCCGGAGCCCAGCCCCTCCCTcacctcgtcctcctcctccagccccaGCGAGTGGGGGCCCCAGGCCCGGGACGGGGACTGGGGGGGCCAGAACCGCGTCCCCAGCCCGGCCAGGGCGGGGCAGGCGTCACCGCTGCCCTACCAGCACCAGGACCACCAGCAGAGACAAC TTCACCTGTCCAGAGGTCCCAGTCCCATCTCCCTCAGCACGCAGGAGGCCTGGCCGGTGGCCGCCGCCATCACGGAGTACATCAACGCTTACTTCAAAGGAGGACAGCACAACCG CTGTCTGGTGAAGATCACCGGCGACCTAACCATGTCCTTCCCGGCCGGGATCACGCGGATTTTCACCGCCAACCCCAACGTTCCCGTGCTCAGCTTCAGAATGGTCAACGTCTCCAGGATCGATCGCTTCCTGCCCAATCAGAAGCTGCTGTACAG CGATCCGTCTCAGAGCGACCCGGACGCCAGGGACTTCTGGTTCAACATGCAGGCGCTGCAGCTGCACCTGCAGCGGGAGGCCGAGCTCAACCCGCAGGCGTCGTACTACAACGTCGGCCTGCTCAAGTACCAG GTGTCCTCCCAGGATCCGGGTCGGGCCCCCCTCCTGCTGTCGGCTGAGTGTCAGCGGAGCGGCACGGTGACCCGGGTGTCCCTGGACTACCACTGCTGCCCCGCCACGGCGCCCTCCACCCAGCTCAGCGCCGTGCAGGTGCTGCTGCCGCTGGACCACACGGCCACGGACCTGCAGTGCCAGCCGCCCGCCTCCTG GAACGCCGAGGAGCGACGGCTGCTGTGGAAGCTGCCGAACCTTTCCCCGACCAACCACAGCAAAG GCTCGGGGACGCTGTGTGCCAGCTGGCAGTGCCTGGAGGTTCCCCGCGGCCCGCCGCCCAGCCTGGCGGTCCAGTTCGTGGGCTCGGGCACGTCCCTGTCGGGCCTGGACGTGGAGCTGGTGGGAAGCCGCTACCGCATGTCGCTGATCAAGAGAAGATTTGCCACAG GGAAGTACATGGCCGGCTGCTCCCTCTGA